The Bacillota bacterium genome has a window encoding:
- a CDS encoding aspartate carbamoyltransferase regulatory subunit has product MIKVAGIKRGTVIDHVTAGKGLWIFNKLNLASLGHPVVLLMNVPSERLGRKDIIKIEDYTQVDTAMLGLIDATITVNIIENEQVVAKTQVTLPQVVSGLFACGNPRCVSNSDQYVMPIFELYEAESRAYACEYCEEITKVAWK; this is encoded by the coding sequence ATGATAAAAGTTGCGGGAATTAAACGGGGCACAGTGATTGACCATGTCACGGCTGGGAAAGGCTTGTGGATCTTTAACAAGCTGAACTTAGCTAGCCTCGGGCATCCAGTCGTGCTGCTCATGAACGTACCGAGTGAGAGACTAGGCAGAAAAGATATCATCAAAATTGAGGACTACACGCAAGTAGATACAGCCATGCTCGGCCTCATCGACGCCACGATTACGGTCAACATTATCGAGAATGAACAAGTGGTAGCAAAAACGCAAGTGACTCTACCTCAAGTGGTGAGCGGGTTGTTTGCCTGTGGTAATCCGCGCTGTGTATCTAACTCCGACCAATATGTAATGCCGATTTTCGAGTTGTACGAAGCAGAATCGCGTGCCTATGCCTGTGAGTATTGCGAAGAGATCACCAAGGTGGC
- the pyrB gene encoding aspartate carbamoyltransferase, protein MLDLLGRHLVSPSDLTLPEIDSIITLAQDMQRQRGAYSDICRGKILATLFYEPSTRTKLSFESAMLRMGGSILGFSDANASAVAKGESIADTVRVMDAYADILVIRHPKEGAPKLAAGYSRVPIINGGDGGHQHPTQTLTDLLTIHACKGKVEGLSVAFCGDLKYGRTVHSLIETLARYPGSKFYLISPEELVLPPRLKEQLLRTSNCEVFECRHMEEALPYVDILYMTRIQKERFFNEADYLRLKNSYILDGAKLSQAKRELIVMHPLPRVNEIAYEVDNDPRAVYFAQAECGVYVRMSLMAHLLGVTCS, encoded by the coding sequence ATGTTAGATTTGCTCGGACGCCACCTAGTGAGCCCTAGTGACCTGACGCTTCCAGAAATTGACTCCATCATCACTCTAGCCCAAGACATGCAGAGGCAGAGAGGCGCTTACAGCGATATTTGCCGGGGCAAGATACTCGCCACTTTATTTTACGAGCCTAGCACGCGTACCAAACTTAGCTTTGAGTCAGCCATGTTACGCATGGGGGGTAGTATTCTAGGTTTTAGCGATGCTAATGCCTCGGCGGTAGCTAAGGGAGAGTCGATTGCGGACACTGTTCGCGTTATGGATGCGTATGCTGACATCTTAGTTATACGACATCCCAAGGAAGGCGCGCCGAAGCTAGCGGCGGGCTACTCGCGTGTGCCCATAATTAACGGGGGCGACGGCGGGCATCAGCACCCGACGCAGACTCTCACTGATCTCCTGACCATACATGCTTGCAAGGGCAAGGTAGAGGGGTTAAGCGTGGCCTTCTGTGGCGATCTCAAGTATGGACGCACCGTTCATTCGCTCATTGAGACATTAGCACGCTATCCTGGCAGCAAGTTCTACCTTATCAGCCCCGAGGAGTTAGTTCTTCCCCCACGCCTTAAAGAACAATTGCTCCGAACTTCTAATTGCGAAGTGTTTGAGTGCCGGCACATGGAGGAAGCGCTACCCTATGTAGATATTCTGTACATGACACGCATACAGAAAGAGCGGTTTTTCAATGAGGCAGACTACCTAAGGCTCAAGAATAGTTATATTCTGGATGGAGCAAAGCTGTCGCAAGCTAAGAGAGAGCTGATCGTTATGCATCCTCTCCCACGCGTAAATGAGATTGCCTACGAAGTAGATAATGATCCACGGGCGGTCTACTTTGCGCAAGCAGAATGTGGCGTCTACGTCCGTATGTCTCTCATGGCACACTTACTGGGGGTGACTTGCTCATGA